A genomic segment from Aspergillus chevalieri M1 DNA, chromosome 7, nearly complete sequence encodes:
- a CDS encoding zinc-dependent alcohol dehydrogenase family protein (COG:Q;~EggNog:ENOG410PIUP;~InterPro:IPR013154,IPR013149,IPR002328,IPR036291, IPR011032,IPR020843;~PFAM:PF00107,PF08240,PF13602;~go_function: GO:0008270 - zinc ion binding [Evidence IEA];~go_function: GO:0016491 - oxidoreductase activity [Evidence IEA];~go_process: GO:0055114 - oxidation-reduction process [Evidence IEA]): protein MATMKALVYTAPGTIELQTRPKPTIEAPTDAIIRIQHASICGTDLHILKGDVPSIQPERILGHEGVGIVEEIGASVSKFAVGDRVLIASQTCCGGCRFCQRGIVSHCDEGGWRLGHRVDGTQAEYVRIPHANLSLHQIPAGIPGRIAIMLSDVLPTGMECGTLNGKVTPGGSVVIIGAGPIGVGCLLTAQLYSPATLVMVDVDEARLEQARAMGAQTVNTRAPDAKERLDRLTDGQGFDSVIEAVGIPATFEQAQELVAVGGSIANVGVHGVKVDLHIEKLWDRNISINMALVNATSIPRLMRLVQSGMLDVSSLVTHSFPMVQADQAYSTFQAAAQHRALKVTIDME from the exons ATGGCGACAATGAAAGCCCTGGTGTATACCGCCCCCGGCACGATCGAGCTGCAAACCCGGCCGAAGCCCACGATCGAAGCCCCGACCGATGCCATTATTCGTATCCAACATGCTTCCATCTGCGGCACGGATTTGCACATCCTCAAAGGCGACGTGCCCTCGATCCAGCCCGAGCGGATCCTAGGTCACGAAGGTGTCGGGATCGTGGAGGAGATCGGTGCTTCCGTGAGCAAGTTCGCCGTCGGGGATCGGGTGTTGATTGCCAGTCAGACGTGTTGTGGAGGTTGCCGGTTCTGCCAGAGAGGGATTGTGTCGCACTGCGATGAGGGAGGATGGCGGTTGGGCCACCGGGTGGACGGGACGCAGGCGGAGTATGTGCGGATTCCACATGCGAACCTGTCGCTGCATCAGATTCCAGCCGGCATCCCGGGTCGGATTGCGATCATGCTGTCGGATGTGCTCCCGACCGGGATGGAATGCGGGACGTTGAACGGCAAGGTGACGCCCGGAGGCAGCGTGGTGATCATTGGGGCGGGACCGATTGGCGTCGGGTGTCTGTTGACGGCGCAGTTGTATTCGCCGGCGAcgttggtgatggtggaCGTGGACGAGGCACGGTTGGAGCAGGCACGAGCCATGGGAGCGCAGACGGTCAACACGAGAGCGCCGGATGCCAAGGAAAGGTTGGACCGACTGACGGACGGACAAGGGTTCGACTCGGTCATTGAGGCGGTCGGGATCCCGGCGACGTTTGAACAGGCACAGGAGTTGGTGGCGGTAGGAGGGTCAATAGCGAATGTGGGAGTGCATGGCGTCAAGGTCGATTTGCATATCGAGAAACTGTGGGATCGGAATATCA GCATCAACATGGCGCTGGTCAACGCGACATCGATACCGCGGCTGATGCGGTTGGTCCAGAGCGGCATGCTGGACGTGTCGAGTTTGGTCACTCACT CGTTCCCCATGGTACAGGCGGACCAAGCGTACAGCACGTTTCAGGCGGCGGCTCAACATCGGGCGTTGAAGGTAACGATAGACATGGAGTAA
- a CDS encoding sugar porter family MFS transporter (COG:G;~EggNog:ENOG410Q2KJ;~InterPro:IPR005829,IPR005828,IPR003663,IPR036259, IPR020846;~PFAM:PF00083,PF07690;~TransMembrane:12 (i35-58o94-114i121-139o145-166i178-200o212-235i297-321o336-357i366-388o403-426i438-461o467-487i);~go_component: GO:0016020 - membrane [Evidence IEA];~go_component: GO:0016021 - integral component of membrane [Evidence IEA];~go_function: GO:0022857 - transmembrane transporter activity [Evidence IEA];~go_process: GO:0055085 - transmembrane transport [Evidence IEA]), which translates to MGVESSAHHGENISPAPQPESPAQKPMDVGVDTHIPWLTLRTFVMGAFVSIGGLLFGYDTGQISGFQEMSNYLERYGELQSDGSYAFSTVRSGLIVSLLSIGTLIGALCGAPLADWLGRKWSITLWCIILNVGLVVQISSPAGKWYQMVVGRWVTGLGVGGCSLVVPMYQGESAPRHIRGAIICCYQLFVTLGIFLSYLINLGTENLEGSTAQWRITLGLTFLFALALGGGMLFFPESPRFDYRHGRVDNCRRTLAKFYGIPENHNRIIEELNEIQEQLDAETQEQKWHEFLTAPRMFYRIILGMILQSLQQLTGANYFFYYGTTIMQGAGISNSFVTQVILGAVNFGTTFGGLYVVENFGRRKSLIVGAIFMFVCFMAFASVGHFAFDHVTPENTPGAGKGMVVLACLFITGYAMTWGPMIWAICAELFPSKYRAKGMALATASNWLWNFLIGFFTPFIAHEIDFAYGYVFAGCLFFGIFVVYFCVIEGRGRTLEELDWMYVNHVAPWKSESYEIPRNELTYDTTPRKEQEVSHDENA; encoded by the exons ATGGGCGTCGAATCCTCCGCCCATCATGGCGAGAATATCTCGCCGGCTCCTCAGCCCGAGTCCCCGGCTCAGAAGCCCATGGATGTCGGCGTCGACACCCACATTCCATGGCTGACCCTGCGCACCTTCGTCATGGGTGCGTTCGTCTCCATCGGTGGCCTGCTCTTCGGTTATGATACCGGTCAGATCTCTGGTTTCCAGGAGATGAGCAACTATCTGGAGCGTTATGGTGAACTCCAGTCCGACGGCTCCTATGCCTTCAGCACCGTCCGCTCCGGTCTGATTGTGTCTCTGCTGTCCATCGGTACCTTGATCGGTGCCCTCTGCGGTGCACCCCTGGCCGACTGGCTGGGTCGGAAATGGTCCATCACCCTCTGGTGTATCATCCTCAACGTCGGTCTGGTCGTCCAGATCAGTTCGCCCGCTGGCAAGTGGTACCAGATGGTCGTTGGTCGCTGGGTCACTGGTCTTGGCGTTGGTGGCTGCTCTCTTGTCGTTCCCATGTATCAGG GTGAATCCGCCCCCCGTCACATCCGTGGTGCCATCATCTGTTGCTACCAGCTCTTCGTCACTCTCGGTATCTTCCTCTCCTACCTCATCAACCTGGGCACCGAGAACCTCGAGGGTAGCACCGCTCAATGGCGTATCACTCTGGGTCTGACCTTCCTCTTCGCCCTTGCCCTCGGTGGTGGCATGCTCTTCTTCCCCGAGTCGCCTCGTTTCGACTACCGTCACGGCCGCGTCGACAACTGCCGTCGCACCCTCGCCAAGTTCTACGGTATCCCCGAGAACCACAACCGCATCATCGAAGAGTTGAACGAGATCCAGGAGCAGCTCGACGCCGAGACGCAGGAACAGAAGTGGCATGAGTTCCTCACTGCTCCTCGTATGTTCTACCGTATCATCCTGGGTATGATCCTTCAGTCGTTGCAGCAGCTTACCGGTGCCAACTACTTCTTCTACTAC GGTACCACCATCATGCAAGGTGCCGGTATCTCCAACAGCTTCGTGACTCAGGTCATCCTGGGTGCCGTCAACTTCGGAACCACCTTTGGCGGTCTCTACGTCGTTGAGAACTTTGGTCGTCGCAAGTCTCTCATCGTCGGTGCCATCTTCATGTTCGTCTGCTTCATGGCCTTTGCTTCCGTCGGTCACTTTGCCTTCGACCACGTCACCCCTGAAAACACCCCCGGTGCCGGTAAGGGTATGGTCGTCCTCGCCTGTCTGTTCATCACTG gctaCGCCATGACATGGGGTCCCATGATTTGGGCGATTTGCGCCGAGCTCTTCCCCTCCAAGTACCGTGCGAAGGGTATGGCCCTGGCCACCGCCTCCAACTGGCTCTGGAACTTCCTCATCGGATTCTTCACTCCCTTCATCGCACACGAGATCGACTTCGCCTACGGCTACGTCTTCGCCGGCTGTCTCTTCTTCGGTATCTTCGTCGTCTACTTCTGCGTCATTGAAGGTCGTGGCCGTACCCTCGAGGAGCTCGACTGGATGTACGTCAACCACGTCGCCCCGTGGAAGAGCGAGTCGTATGAGATCCCACGCAACGAGCTTACGTACGACACCACGCCCCGGAAGGAACAGGAAGTGTCGCATGATGAGAATGCATAG